A window of the Amycolatopsis solani genome harbors these coding sequences:
- a CDS encoding class I adenylate-forming enzyme family protein → MKERVSADPEGLALVDPPNTTALVGRDPVRWTWNRLDERVDVLAAFLLARGVRAGDVVAVQLPNCSALVQAFLAIVRIGAVVTPFPVSYREHETGPMCRRTGAVAVVTASRYGEHELAGAALGLIGAAAPSVRFVVARGDDEPAGALAWPEEPLSDRSTLDAYLSTLDTDVNDCVTICWTSGTEAEPKAVPRCHGDWLATAGGCVQAAGITRDDVLLSPFPMTNMAGIGGMFLPWLLTGAVFVPHHPFDLPVFLGQLAAERVTYTLAPPALLTMLLHNEKILSGVDISALRKIGSGSAPLSPWLVRTWAERYGIDIINFFGSNEGTALLSGPVDIPDPDQRASYFPNYAAGVSWSTPVAGWTSVRLHDPVTGEQVTEPGRPGELHIAGPTVFAGYLTSVGEPLDTSSFDDDGHFRTGDVFEIAGARGEFLKYVDRTKDLVIRGGMNISPAEVEGLLAGHPDVADVGVIGVPDDAMGERVCAVVVPGARKPSLEELVAYLRERKVAAFKLPERLEYADALPRNPVGKILKRKLRESLE, encoded by the coding sequence GTGAAGGAGCGGGTCAGTGCCGACCCGGAGGGTCTCGCGCTGGTCGATCCACCGAACACCACCGCACTGGTCGGACGCGACCCGGTGCGGTGGACCTGGAACCGGCTCGACGAACGCGTCGACGTCCTGGCCGCGTTCCTGCTCGCCAGAGGGGTGCGAGCAGGTGACGTCGTGGCCGTGCAGCTGCCGAACTGCTCGGCCCTGGTCCAGGCGTTCCTCGCGATCGTGCGGATCGGTGCGGTGGTCACCCCGTTCCCGGTGTCCTACCGGGAGCACGAGACGGGTCCGATGTGCCGGCGCACCGGAGCTGTCGCCGTGGTGACCGCTTCCAGATACGGCGAGCACGAGCTCGCCGGGGCGGCCCTTGGGCTCATCGGCGCTGCGGCGCCGTCGGTCCGGTTCGTCGTCGCCCGGGGGGACGACGAACCGGCCGGCGCCCTGGCCTGGCCCGAAGAACCACTGTCCGATCGCTCCACGTTGGACGCATATCTGTCCACGCTCGACACCGACGTCAACGACTGCGTGACGATCTGCTGGACGTCCGGCACCGAAGCCGAGCCGAAAGCGGTCCCGCGCTGCCACGGCGACTGGCTCGCGACGGCGGGCGGCTGCGTCCAGGCCGCGGGGATCACCCGCGACGACGTCCTGCTCTCGCCGTTCCCGATGACGAACATGGCGGGCATCGGCGGGATGTTCCTGCCCTGGCTGCTGACCGGCGCCGTGTTCGTCCCGCACCACCCGTTCGACCTCCCGGTGTTCCTGGGGCAGCTGGCCGCCGAACGCGTGACGTACACGCTCGCGCCACCGGCGTTGCTCACCATGTTGCTGCACAACGAGAAGATCCTGTCCGGAGTGGACATCTCGGCGCTGCGCAAGATCGGCTCCGGCTCGGCGCCGCTGTCGCCGTGGCTCGTGCGCACCTGGGCCGAGCGGTACGGCATCGACATCATCAACTTCTTCGGCTCCAACGAAGGCACCGCGCTGCTGTCCGGCCCGGTCGACATCCCGGACCCGGACCAGCGAGCGAGCTACTTCCCGAACTACGCCGCCGGCGTCAGCTGGTCGACGCCCGTCGCCGGCTGGACGTCGGTGCGGCTGCACGACCCGGTCACCGGCGAGCAGGTGACCGAGCCCGGGCGGCCCGGTGAGCTGCACATCGCCGGGCCGACGGTGTTCGCCGGCTATCTGACGTCAGTGGGCGAACCGCTGGACACGTCGTCCTTCGACGACGACGGGCACTTCCGCACCGGTGACGTCTTCGAGATCGCCGGTGCGCGCGGCGAGTTCCTGAAGTACGTCGACCGGACGAAGGACCTGGTCATCCGCGGCGGGATGAACATCTCGCCCGCCGAGGTCGAGGGCCTGCTGGCCGGGCACCCGGACGTCGCCGACGTCGGTGTGATCGGCGTGCCGGACGACGCCATGGGGGAGCGGGTGTGCGCGGTCGTCGTGCCGGGCGCGCGGAAGCCGTCGCTCGAGGAGCTGGTCGCGTACCTGCGAGAGCGGAAGGTGGCCGCGTTCAAGCTGCCGGAACGGCTCGAGTACGCCGACGCCTTGCCCCGCAACCCGGTGGGGAAGATCCTGAAGCGGAAGCTGCGGGAAAGTCTGGAGTGA